In Spirosoma aureum, a single genomic region encodes these proteins:
- a CDS encoding DUF1553 domain-containing protein — MKNTGLTKQTRSSLLLIGLICFCTAVLMQACSSVDKPADIAKLADKLPETVDYNLHVKPILSDKCFFCHGPDKNSQKAGLELATREGALAALKKARHKHAIVPGDLDNSEVYHRIITADEQEMMPPKASNRVLSTYEKAVLIKWIEQGADYKQHWALIRPEKSKLPDVQNKNWPKNAIDYFTLHKMEEKGLKPGPEADKETLLRRVSLDLTGLPPTLDERDAFLADKSPNAYEKVVNRLLQSPHYGEKMAVDWLDLARYADTHGYTVDRYRAMWPWRDWVIKSFNQNRPFSQFITWQLAGDLLPRPTREQRLATGFNRNHSQNMEGGIINEEFRVEYVADRTNTLGTAMLGMTVECARCHDHKFDPISQKDYYSLFAFFNNVDEAGQISWDDAIPVPTLLLTEKKQDSLLTFIDTKIKTAETTLARTVQSEKPAFEQWRKEANNVISFAPQAGLQARFTFDKLVNGKFESEVSGTDKGTVVDPVLAAGKFGQAFQSNGDDILSLGKVGIFHRAQPFSIGVWVNIPKELNKGVILHKGQGDILYNFRGYFLNIREGKAELLMAHTWPYNNIVRISQALLPKQKWIHLTMTYDGSSKASGLKLYIDGKEASMITEKDNLYKDIVWPKGTHLGKEQPGLQVGADMRGAGLKNGLVDELVVYGRELTAAEVSLLATPSGTLATRQATVTDAKESFPYYLSTKSSTYQQQQRTLQQLRTERNKVVEAIPELMVMEEMKTPRPTFLLKRGVYDAHGPRVRPDVPASILPFSPEFPRNRLGLAKWLLHPDNPLTARVVVNRYWQTYFGTGLQKSSNNFGNQGGLPTHPELLDWLAITFRDGRNAMDRWNMKAMQKLIVLSATYRQSSRASREGLQRDPENTWLSRGPSSRLTAEMIRDNALAASGLLSKKMGGPSVKPYQPVGLWAVNDDVYKQDKGENLFRRSLYTFWRRTNPPPSMNTFDAPSRSYCVVQRQKTSTPLQALILLNDPQFVESASVVAQRSLTHYQSLPDQLTYSFQLLTSRKPTNRELAILTRLYGQEYQKFRKSPAKVRGWIQAGAHKPANVTDMPALAAGAVVASTVMNSEAFVTKH; from the coding sequence ATGAAAAACACAGGACTTACGAAACAAACCCGATCCAGTCTATTGCTGATAGGGCTGATTTGTTTCTGTACAGCGGTGCTCATGCAAGCCTGTAGTTCTGTCGATAAACCCGCCGATATTGCTAAACTGGCGGATAAGCTCCCGGAAACGGTCGATTACAACCTACACGTTAAGCCCATTCTCTCGGACAAGTGCTTTTTCTGTCATGGTCCGGATAAAAACAGTCAGAAAGCTGGTCTGGAACTGGCTACCCGGGAAGGAGCTCTGGCAGCCTTAAAAAAAGCCAGACACAAGCATGCCATTGTTCCCGGTGATCTGGACAACAGCGAAGTATACCATCGGATTATTACCGCTGATGAACAGGAGATGATGCCGCCTAAAGCGTCTAATCGCGTACTGTCGACTTATGAAAAGGCCGTACTCATCAAATGGATTGAGCAAGGTGCGGACTATAAACAGCACTGGGCGCTCATCAGGCCAGAAAAATCAAAACTACCTGACGTACAGAACAAGAATTGGCCTAAAAACGCCATTGATTATTTTACACTCCATAAAATGGAGGAGAAAGGGCTGAAACCCGGGCCTGAAGCCGATAAAGAAACGCTGCTGCGCCGGGTGTCGCTCGACCTTACGGGTTTACCGCCTACGCTGGACGAAAGAGACGCATTTCTGGCCGACAAATCGCCGAATGCGTACGAAAAAGTAGTCAACCGATTGTTACAATCACCCCATTACGGCGAAAAAATGGCTGTCGACTGGCTGGACCTGGCCCGGTATGCCGACACGCATGGCTACACTGTGGATCGCTATCGGGCCATGTGGCCCTGGCGGGATTGGGTCATTAAATCGTTCAACCAAAATCGACCGTTCAGCCAGTTCATTACCTGGCAACTGGCCGGTGACTTGCTGCCACGGCCTACGCGCGAGCAGCGGCTGGCGACAGGTTTCAACCGGAACCACTCCCAAAATATGGAAGGGGGGATTATTAACGAAGAATTTCGGGTTGAATACGTGGCTGATCGCACCAACACACTGGGTACGGCCATGCTGGGTATGACGGTGGAGTGTGCCCGTTGCCACGACCACAAATTTGACCCGATTTCGCAGAAGGATTATTACAGCCTGTTTGCGTTTTTTAACAATGTTGATGAGGCCGGACAGATTTCGTGGGACGATGCCATACCGGTACCTACCCTGTTGCTGACCGAAAAGAAACAGGATAGTCTGCTGACTTTTATCGATACGAAGATCAAAACGGCGGAAACAACCCTTGCCAGAACCGTTCAGTCCGAAAAACCAGCCTTTGAACAATGGCGGAAAGAGGCAAATAATGTAATCTCATTTGCTCCTCAGGCAGGGCTTCAGGCCCGATTTACATTCGACAAGCTGGTCAATGGGAAATTCGAAAGTGAGGTATCAGGCACGGATAAAGGAACTGTGGTCGATCCGGTACTGGCTGCGGGCAAGTTTGGACAGGCATTTCAATCCAACGGCGATGATATTCTTAGCCTCGGTAAAGTAGGTATTTTTCATCGGGCGCAGCCATTTTCGATCGGTGTCTGGGTGAATATTCCCAAAGAACTGAACAAGGGCGTGATTTTACACAAAGGACAGGGTGATATTCTGTACAATTTCAGGGGGTATTTCCTGAACATCCGCGAGGGGAAGGCCGAACTACTGATGGCCCACACCTGGCCGTACAACAATATCGTCAGGATTAGTCAGGCATTGCTGCCGAAGCAAAAATGGATTCACCTGACCATGACGTACGACGGATCGAGCAAAGCCAGTGGCCTGAAGCTATATATCGATGGCAAAGAAGCGTCGATGATCACGGAAAAAGACAATCTGTACAAGGACATTGTCTGGCCCAAAGGCACCCATTTAGGGAAGGAACAGCCCGGTTTGCAGGTAGGTGCCGATATGAGGGGAGCCGGTTTAAAAAATGGATTGGTCGATGAACTGGTTGTCTACGGCCGAGAACTCACGGCTGCTGAAGTGTCCTTGCTGGCAACACCTTCCGGGACTTTAGCCACTCGTCAGGCAACCGTGACCGACGCAAAAGAATCGTTTCCCTACTACCTGTCAACCAAATCATCGACTTATCAACAGCAGCAAAGAACCTTACAACAGCTTCGCACAGAGCGCAATAAGGTTGTGGAAGCCATACCGGAATTAATGGTGATGGAGGAGATGAAAACACCCCGACCTACCTTCCTGCTCAAACGGGGTGTCTATGATGCACATGGTCCGCGGGTACGCCCCGATGTGCCAGCCAGTATTCTGCCTTTTTCGCCGGAATTTCCACGGAACCGACTAGGGCTGGCAAAATGGCTTCTTCATCCTGATAATCCGCTGACGGCCCGTGTTGTGGTGAATCGCTACTGGCAAACGTACTTCGGAACCGGTCTCCAGAAATCGTCCAATAATTTTGGTAATCAGGGAGGATTGCCCACGCATCCCGAACTGCTCGACTGGCTGGCCATCACGTTTCGGGACGGTAGAAATGCAATGGATCGCTGGAATATGAAAGCGATGCAGAAACTGATCGTTCTATCGGCCACGTATCGCCAATCGTCCCGCGCCAGCCGCGAAGGACTTCAGCGCGACCCGGAAAATACATGGCTATCGCGCGGTCCATCGTCACGATTAACGGCAGAAATGATTCGTGATAATGCCTTGGCCGCCAGTGGCTTGTTGTCGAAAAAAATGGGTGGGCCAAGCGTAAAACCGTACCAGCCAGTTGGTTTGTGGGCGGTAAATGACGATGTATATAAACAGGACAAAGGAGAAAATCTTTTCCGTCGCAGCTTGTATACGTTCTGGCGTCGAACCAACCCACCACCGTCGATGAATACCTTCGATGCGCCTTCGCGCAGCTATTGCGTCGTGCAACGGCAAAAAACCAGTACACCCCTTCAAGCGCTGATTCTGCTGAACGACCCTCAGTTTGTTGAATCGGCCAGCGTAGTTGCCCAACGGTCGCTGACCCACTATCAGTCTCTGCCAGACCAGTTGACCTACAGTTTTCAACTGTTGACCAGTCGAAAACCTACCAACAGAGAGCTGGCGATTCTGACTAGACTTTATGGGCAGGAGTATCAGAAATTTCGGAAGTCACCGGCTAAAGTGCGGGGGTGGATTCAGGCCGGAGCGCACAAACCAGCCAACGTAACCGATATGCCTGCCCTGGCGGCCGGAGCCGTAGTGGCCAGTACTGTAATGAATTCAGAAGCCTTTGTGACGAAACATTGA
- a CDS encoding glycoside hydrolase family 95 protein, with product MTIFRVTICLLCVSLSTLAQQPKALKLWYKQPAGTTWTNALPVGNGRLGAMIYGNPEQEIIKLNEATVWSGGPNRNDNPEALAALPTIRKLIFEGKQDEAQKLASEKIQSAKINGMKYQPVGNLLLTFPNHQTYSNYYRDLDIEKAVATTSYTVDGVRYTRQVIASVPDQVIVVRLTADKPGKLSFAAFLNSPQQIQRTIEGTNKLVLTGITSDHEGVKGQVRFNAHVHVMPEGGQTSKTDTSVVVSGANAATLYVSMATNFVDYKTLTADPKALADKHLNLAIKRPFPIILNNHIAAYQRYFNRVKLNLGSSAAAAGLPTDERIKQFATGNDPELVSLYFQFGRYLLISASQPGRDGVQGQPATLQGLWNDEMSPPWDSKYTININTEMNYWPAEVTNLTELHEPLVKMVNELSQTGQETARVMYGAKGWVAHHNTDLWRITGPVDPIYYAMWPMGGAWLSQHLWEKYQYSGDKKYLKSVYPAIKGAAEFFVDYLVEDPNHHYLVVCPGMSPENAPSTRPKTSIDAGVTMDNQIVFDIFTCTIRAAKALNVDADFVRIVESKLAQLPPMQVGKHGQLQEWIDDLDSPDDKHRHISHLYGLYPSAQLSAYRTPQLFTAARNTLEQRGDVSTGWSMGWKVNWWARLLDGNRAYKLITNQLSPVGSQQGGGTYTNLFDAHPPFQIDGNFGCTAGIAEMIMQSHDGAIHLLPALPDRWQNGSISGLRARGGFEITSLEWKNGKVAKVTIKSTLGGNCRIRVPNEMKANGFTTVLNGADNPNPFYQTLAIKDPIISPQAQLIMKKPFIGPVYDFATQPGKSYTLVLNK from the coding sequence CCGCTTTACCGACTATTCGGAAATTAATTTTTGAGGGCAAGCAGGACGAAGCGCAGAAATTGGCGAGTGAGAAAATTCAGTCAGCCAAAATCAACGGTATGAAATATCAGCCGGTCGGTAACCTCCTGTTAACTTTTCCGAATCATCAGACGTACAGCAATTATTACCGCGATCTGGATATTGAAAAAGCCGTTGCCACCACCTCGTATACGGTTGATGGTGTGCGTTATACGCGTCAGGTGATTGCGTCGGTACCCGACCAGGTCATTGTAGTTCGATTGACTGCCGACAAGCCCGGCAAGTTATCGTTTGCAGCTTTCCTGAACAGCCCACAGCAAATCCAGCGAACCATTGAGGGAACAAATAAGCTCGTGCTAACGGGCATTACCAGCGACCATGAGGGCGTGAAGGGACAAGTGCGGTTTAATGCGCACGTACACGTCATGCCGGAAGGTGGTCAAACCAGCAAAACCGATACGTCGGTCGTGGTGAGTGGCGCCAATGCCGCTACCCTTTACGTGTCGATGGCTACTAATTTCGTTGATTATAAAACCCTCACTGCCGATCCGAAAGCCCTGGCCGATAAACACCTGAATCTGGCCATCAAGCGCCCTTTTCCGATTATCCTGAATAATCATATAGCGGCTTATCAACGTTATTTCAATCGCGTCAAACTGAATCTGGGTAGTTCGGCCGCTGCTGCGGGACTTCCTACCGACGAACGAATTAAACAGTTTGCAACGGGCAATGATCCGGAATTGGTGTCACTGTATTTTCAGTTTGGGCGGTATCTGCTGATTTCGGCTTCGCAGCCGGGGCGAGATGGGGTTCAAGGGCAGCCTGCTACCCTGCAAGGCCTCTGGAATGATGAGATGAGCCCGCCCTGGGATAGCAAATATACCATCAACATCAACACCGAAATGAACTACTGGCCCGCCGAAGTCACGAACCTGACCGAACTGCATGAACCACTGGTGAAGATGGTAAATGAGTTGTCGCAGACGGGTCAGGAAACCGCGCGGGTTATGTATGGAGCCAAAGGATGGGTTGCTCATCACAACACCGATCTCTGGCGAATTACCGGCCCTGTCGACCCAATTTATTATGCGATGTGGCCAATGGGCGGTGCATGGCTCAGCCAGCATTTGTGGGAAAAGTACCAGTATTCGGGCGATAAAAAGTACCTTAAATCAGTCTATCCGGCCATAAAAGGGGCCGCCGAGTTCTTTGTGGACTATCTGGTCGAAGATCCCAATCATCATTATCTGGTCGTTTGCCCCGGTATGTCACCCGAAAATGCTCCGTCGACCCGGCCCAAAACCTCGATTGACGCGGGCGTAACGATGGACAATCAGATTGTCTTCGACATTTTTACCTGCACCATTCGGGCGGCCAAAGCACTCAACGTCGATGCCGATTTTGTCAGGATAGTAGAGTCTAAACTGGCTCAGTTGCCGCCAATGCAGGTTGGTAAGCATGGCCAGTTGCAGGAGTGGATCGACGATCTGGACAGCCCCGACGACAAGCACCGCCATATTTCACACCTGTATGGCCTGTACCCATCGGCGCAATTGTCGGCCTACCGTACTCCTCAGTTGTTTACGGCAGCACGCAACACCCTGGAACAGCGGGGCGATGTGTCTACGGGCTGGTCGATGGGATGGAAAGTGAACTGGTGGGCGCGGCTTCTGGACGGGAATCGGGCTTATAAGTTGATTACCAATCAACTGTCGCCGGTTGGTTCACAGCAGGGTGGAGGCACCTATACGAACTTGTTCGATGCGCACCCGCCGTTTCAGATCGATGGTAATTTTGGCTGCACGGCCGGAATAGCCGAAATGATCATGCAGAGCCATGACGGTGCTATCCACCTGCTTCCGGCCTTGCCCGACCGATGGCAGAACGGAAGCATCAGCGGCCTGCGGGCACGCGGTGGTTTTGAGATCACATCCCTTGAGTGGAAAAATGGCAAAGTGGCAAAAGTCACAATAAAATCTACGTTGGGAGGAAACTGCCGAATTCGGGTTCCGAACGAAATGAAGGCAAATGGATTCACGACGGTGCTCAATGGAGCCGACAACCCGAATCCATTTTATCAGACACTGGCAATCAAAGACCCTATCATTTCGCCCCAGGCGCAGCTTATCATGAAGAAGCCGTTTATTGGGCCAGTCTATGATTTTGCAACGCAGCCGGGCAAAAGCTACACACTGGTTCTTAACAAATAG